One Paraburkholderia caffeinilytica DNA segment encodes these proteins:
- a CDS encoding TonB-dependent siderophore receptor: MRFLRTSALPGRHRRFGFGLHLAFLMYAASTHSAVGASADISSDSSATEKELPAVSVRAAPTVEPTVGYRPLTSEISGGGERKISEIPQSVAVVSSSVMQDQQAQSLDDVLGNVSGITQTNTLGGTRDAFIKRGFGSNNDGSILVDGIRSPILHNYLATIDRVEVLKGPASLLYGIQEPGGVINLITRKPEDELHGSVSATYTSHRGSGTSFDLTGPIGQPGQVAGGTLAFRLTGEYNTARYWRSFGRQRDALIAPSLSWHDANTSVDLSYQYVDYTTPFDRGTVLVNGHLNDALRYTRYEEAWAQSSGEQETLRAKIEHRFSDQWRMRATYGWSRDRYNQYLTRATAFNSKTGIMSRTSDANLGRNDSDEIATVGALGDLNLAGMRHEVYVGGEYERQRSFRGDTIRGKAVSGFDLYDPVYGKLAAGGTPSASQSDSLSKVHTYSLITQDTVHLTDRLIASAGVRWENWQQLSGVGRPFVVADHSHGQVWLPQFGLVYRLTPALSAYANFSKSFVPNVATEVSEPLAPERGRVYEAGLKFEAKPGITGTLAIYQIDKQNVAVTVGDTTSTIGSARSRGIELDVAGQLTRHISMIASYAYTDAIDREDGTRLANAARHTGSVFAVYDTMLPYLPGQWRFGGGARLVGKRPGDTANSFTLPGYVVADLFAAYETKIGRIPTRVQLNVKNVFDKTYYPSSNSNLIIAVGEARLVMLNTTFSF; encoded by the coding sequence ATGCGTTTTCTGCGAACTTCCGCGCTCCCGGGGCGTCACCGCCGTTTCGGCTTCGGCCTGCACCTGGCCTTCCTGATGTACGCAGCGTCGACGCATTCCGCCGTCGGTGCCTCGGCCGACATCAGCAGCGATTCGTCGGCCACAGAGAAAGAGTTGCCGGCGGTTTCCGTGCGCGCCGCGCCGACCGTCGAACCGACGGTGGGTTATCGCCCGCTCACCAGCGAAATATCCGGCGGCGGCGAGCGGAAAATCAGCGAGATTCCACAGTCCGTCGCGGTAGTCAGTTCGAGCGTGATGCAGGATCAGCAGGCGCAGAGCCTCGACGATGTCCTCGGCAACGTCAGCGGCATCACTCAGACCAACACGCTCGGCGGAACACGCGATGCATTCATCAAGCGCGGCTTCGGCTCGAACAACGACGGCTCGATCCTGGTCGACGGCATCCGTTCGCCGATCCTGCACAACTATCTGGCAACGATCGATCGTGTCGAAGTATTGAAGGGGCCGGCTTCGCTGCTGTACGGAATTCAGGAGCCGGGTGGCGTGATCAACCTGATCACGCGCAAACCGGAGGACGAACTACACGGCTCGGTCTCGGCGACCTACACCAGCCACCGCGGCAGCGGAACCAGCTTCGACCTCACCGGCCCGATCGGGCAACCGGGTCAGGTGGCCGGAGGAACGCTGGCCTTCCGGCTGACCGGCGAATACAACACGGCGCGTTACTGGCGCAGCTTCGGAAGGCAGCGCGACGCGCTAATCGCGCCGTCACTGTCGTGGCACGACGCCAACACCTCGGTCGATCTGAGCTACCAGTACGTCGACTACACAACGCCCTTCGACCGTGGGACAGTCCTCGTGAACGGCCATCTGAACGACGCGTTGCGCTACACCCGTTACGAAGAAGCATGGGCGCAGAGTTCCGGCGAGCAGGAAACGCTCCGGGCCAAGATCGAGCACCGGTTCTCCGATCAGTGGCGCATGCGGGCCACCTACGGCTGGAGCCGCGACCGCTACAATCAATATCTGACTCGTGCGACCGCGTTCAACAGCAAGACAGGCATCATGAGCCGCACATCGGATGCGAACCTTGGCCGCAACGATTCCGATGAGATCGCCACGGTCGGCGCGCTCGGCGATCTGAACCTCGCGGGCATGCGCCACGAAGTCTATGTGGGCGGCGAATACGAACGCCAGCGCTCCTTCCGCGGCGATACGATCCGCGGCAAGGCCGTGTCCGGGTTCGACCTGTACGACCCGGTCTACGGGAAGCTCGCGGCGGGCGGCACGCCGAGCGCGTCGCAAAGCGACAGCCTGTCGAAAGTCCATACGTACTCGCTGATTACGCAGGACACGGTCCACCTGACCGACCGCCTGATCGCCTCCGCCGGCGTGCGCTGGGAAAACTGGCAGCAACTGTCCGGCGTCGGGCGCCCCTTCGTCGTCGCCGATCACTCGCACGGACAAGTGTGGCTGCCGCAGTTCGGGCTGGTGTACAGGCTCACCCCCGCGTTGTCCGCCTATGCGAATTTCAGCAAGTCGTTCGTGCCGAACGTCGCCACGGAGGTCAGCGAGCCCCTCGCGCCCGAGCGCGGCCGGGTCTACGAGGCCGGGTTGAAGTTCGAAGCAAAACCCGGCATTACAGGCACGCTCGCGATCTATCAGATCGACAAGCAAAATGTCGCGGTCACCGTCGGCGATACGACGTCGACGATCGGCAGCGCGCGTTCACGCGGGATCGAACTCGATGTCGCCGGTCAGCTGACACGGCATATCAGCATGATTGCGAGTTATGCCTACACGGATGCCATCGACCGCGAAGACGGCACGCGTCTCGCGAATGCGGCGCGCCATACCGGCAGCGTGTTCGCCGTGTACGACACGATGCTGCCCTATCTGCCGGGGCAATGGCGTTTCGGCGGCGGTGCGCGGCTGGTCGGAAAGCGGCCCGGCGATACGGCAAACAGCTTCACGCTGCCGGGCTACGTCGTCGCCGATCTGTTCGCCGCCTACGAAACGAAGATAGGCAGGATTCCGACGCGCGTGCAACTCAACGTGAAGAACGTCTTCGACAAGACGTACTACCCGTCGAGCAACAGCAATCTGATCATTGCGGTCGGCGAGGCGCGGCTGGTGATGCTCAATACCACGTTCTCGTTCTGA
- a CDS encoding MFS transporter translates to MNATTQPSSLAPLYWLALGTFAVGTESFMIAGLLPDIARDLRTSIVATGQLVTVFALAYALSSPILTALTGAFHRRTLMILSLSAFTAANIIAWAAQNYWELMAARILLAAAAGLYVPGANALAGAIAGPERRGTALAIVNGGITIAVAFGVPLGALVGDRLGWRMTFAGVAALSAAATAGLLLGLPRNIGAGLPVATLRERIHVARQPVILMTLLVTTLWAMGAYTIYTYLALFVARTTPLHGAQIGYVLFTWGVAAAIGVFIGGKAVDRLGPSRVIIPCLSVSILAFSLMSASAHWLPTTLALVPILIGVVGWGVAHWSFYPAQQAGLIHLAGLRGTPIALSLNASFMYLGFSLGAALGSLILSFTSVDNLGWTAAACEVAALILTASIGRHLLRGQKGAVAAA, encoded by the coding sequence ATGAACGCCACCACCCAACCTTCTTCTCTCGCACCGCTCTACTGGCTCGCACTGGGGACATTCGCCGTCGGCACCGAGAGCTTCATGATTGCCGGCCTGCTGCCCGACATTGCCAGGGATCTGCGTACCAGCATTGTTGCCACGGGACAGCTAGTCACGGTGTTTGCCTTAGCCTACGCACTCAGCTCGCCAATCCTGACGGCCCTGACTGGCGCGTTCCATCGACGCACGCTGATGATCCTGTCGCTCTCCGCCTTCACGGCGGCGAACATCATTGCCTGGGCCGCGCAGAACTATTGGGAATTGATGGCGGCCCGTATCCTGCTCGCGGCGGCGGCAGGTCTGTATGTGCCCGGCGCCAACGCGCTGGCCGGCGCCATCGCCGGTCCCGAACGGCGCGGTACGGCGCTCGCCATCGTCAACGGCGGCATCACGATCGCGGTTGCCTTCGGCGTGCCGTTGGGCGCGCTGGTCGGGGACCGGCTCGGCTGGCGCATGACCTTTGCAGGCGTCGCCGCCCTGTCCGCCGCGGCCACGGCAGGCTTGCTGCTCGGCCTGCCACGCAACATCGGCGCGGGATTGCCGGTTGCCACACTGCGCGAGCGTATCCATGTCGCGCGCCAGCCAGTCATCCTGATGACCTTGCTCGTCACCACGCTTTGGGCCATGGGCGCCTACACGATCTATACGTACCTCGCGCTGTTCGTTGCCAGGACCACGCCGTTGCATGGCGCACAAATCGGCTATGTGCTGTTCACCTGGGGCGTCGCGGCAGCCATTGGCGTGTTCATCGGCGGCAAGGCAGTGGACCGCCTCGGTCCAAGCCGCGTGATCATTCCCTGCCTGAGCGTGTCGATCCTGGCGTTCTCGCTCATGTCGGCAAGCGCGCACTGGTTGCCGACGACGTTGGCGCTGGTCCCCATCCTGATCGGTGTAGTGGGCTGGGGCGTTGCGCACTGGTCCTTCTACCCCGCGCAGCAAGCAGGGCTGATCCACCTCGCCGGGTTGCGAGGCACGCCCATTGCCCTGTCGCTGAACGCTTCGTTCATGTATCTCGGCTTTTCGCTCGGCGCCGCGCTCGGGTCCCTGATCTTGAGTTTCACCTCGGTGGACAACCTGGGCTGGACCGCCGCCGCGTGCGAAGTCGCGGCGCTGATCCTGACAGCAAGCATCGGCAGGCATCTGCTTCGGGGGCAAAAAGGGGCCGTGGCGGCCGCGTGA
- a CDS encoding alkene reductase — translation MSRLHSAIKVGPYEFAHRVVLAPLTRMRAEEGAKPGSLMAEYYAQRTSEGGFLIGEATIAAPNGNGYLGAPGLYDDSQIAGWKQVTNAVHAKGGRIFLQLYHAGRQSNRQLQPGGVQPVAPSAVPHGGVAYTEAGWTPNTPSRALTIPEIADLVESFRTAAIRGKKAGFDGVELHAANGYLFDQFLQDGSNKRTDIYGGSFENRARLLMEATQAVISVWGSDRVAVRLGPSGSFGDMSDSNPEGLFAYVAAELAKLNLAYLHLIEPRVQGNVDDDSKDPNPVAAQLIRKHYKGIIIAAGGFKADTAEAVLQAGDADLVAFGRDFIANPDLPERLRLELPLNPYDRPTFFGGTDVGYTDYPFYSNETVAA, via the coding sequence ATGTCCAGACTTCATTCCGCAATCAAAGTCGGTCCTTACGAATTCGCCCACCGCGTGGTGCTGGCGCCGCTCACCCGCATGCGCGCCGAAGAAGGTGCCAAACCCGGTTCGTTGATGGCCGAGTACTATGCCCAGCGCACGTCGGAGGGCGGCTTCCTGATCGGCGAAGCCACCATCGCCGCACCCAACGGCAACGGCTACCTCGGTGCACCCGGCCTCTACGACGATAGCCAGATTGCGGGCTGGAAGCAGGTGACGAACGCCGTGCACGCCAAAGGCGGCCGCATCTTCCTGCAGCTGTATCACGCTGGGCGCCAGTCCAACAGGCAGCTGCAGCCGGGCGGCGTCCAGCCGGTGGCGCCGTCCGCCGTGCCGCATGGCGGCGTCGCTTACACCGAAGCGGGCTGGACTCCGAACACGCCGAGCCGCGCGCTGACCATCCCCGAGATCGCCGATCTGGTCGAAAGCTTCCGGACGGCCGCAATTCGCGGCAAGAAGGCCGGCTTCGACGGCGTCGAATTGCACGCCGCCAACGGCTACCTGTTCGATCAATTTCTGCAGGACGGCAGCAACAAACGCACCGACATCTATGGCGGTTCGTTCGAAAACCGTGCCCGCTTGCTGATGGAAGCCACCCAGGCTGTCATCTCGGTCTGGGGCAGCGACCGCGTGGCCGTGCGCCTCGGTCCGAGCGGCAGTTTTGGCGATATGTCCGATAGCAATCCCGAAGGTCTCTTCGCATACGTGGCGGCGGAACTCGCCAAACTGAACCTGGCCTACCTGCACCTGATCGAGCCGCGTGTGCAGGGCAACGTCGACGACGACAGCAAGGATCCGAACCCGGTCGCCGCGCAACTGATCCGCAAGCACTACAAGGGCATCATCATCGCCGCCGGCGGGTTCAAGGCCGATACCGCCGAAGCCGTCCTCCAGGCAGGCGACGCCGATCTGGTCGCATTCGGCCGCGACTTCATCGCCAACCCGGATCTGCCCGAACGTCTGCGCCTTGAGTTGCCGCTGAATCCGTACGACCGCCCCACTTTCTTCGGCGGCACCGATGTCGGCTATACCGACTATCCGTTCTATAGCAACGAGACGGTCGCAGCGTAA
- a CDS encoding ABC transporter ATP-binding protein gives MSLHFDNVSFTYPGAQHGIEAVTLSVTPGELLAVMGRSGSGKSTILRLTAGLLDGYRGRIAIDGRDVAGVPVWRREVGMVFQQYALFPHLNVLDNVAYGLRMRGIDAAKRRARALEMLERVGLAEHAGRRTTLLSGGQQQRVALARALAFEPKVLLLDEPLAALDAGIRQQLRDEIRTLQRACGATTLLVTHDQDEALSLADRVAVVDGGRVLQVDTPERLYDQPVSTQVARFVGHSSVMPGRVIANGTVDVSFALLAADTRAFRPGDQVEVLLRPEHVQPDPPASAVNRLAGRRAEVRYFGATCRYDFVPEATQKPLLCEGRRLAEHAIAIDPEHLRVLPAQTSQFR, from the coding sequence ATGAGCCTCCATTTCGACAACGTGAGCTTTACCTATCCCGGCGCGCAACACGGCATCGAAGCCGTCACGCTGTCGGTCACGCCGGGCGAGCTGCTCGCCGTGATGGGCCGAAGCGGTTCCGGCAAGTCGACGATCCTGCGGCTCACCGCGGGCCTGCTGGACGGCTATCGAGGACGGATTGCGATCGACGGGCGCGACGTGGCGGGCGTGCCGGTGTGGCGCCGCGAGGTCGGCATGGTGTTCCAGCAATACGCGCTTTTCCCGCATCTGAACGTGCTGGACAACGTGGCCTACGGGCTGCGAATGCGCGGCATCGACGCCGCGAAACGCCGGGCTCGCGCGCTCGAGATGCTCGAACGGGTCGGTCTTGCCGAACACGCCGGGCGGCGCACGACCTTGCTGTCGGGCGGGCAGCAGCAGCGCGTCGCGCTGGCTCGTGCGCTGGCCTTCGAACCGAAGGTGCTGCTGCTCGACGAACCGCTTGCGGCGCTAGACGCAGGCATCCGCCAGCAGCTGCGCGACGAGATTCGCACGCTGCAACGCGCATGCGGCGCCACCACCCTGCTGGTCACGCACGATCAGGACGAAGCGTTGAGCCTTGCGGACCGCGTCGCCGTGGTCGACGGCGGGCGTGTCTTGCAGGTGGATACGCCCGAGCGTCTCTATGACCAGCCGGTATCGACCCAGGTCGCGCGCTTCGTCGGGCATTCGAGCGTGATGCCGGGACGCGTGATCGCGAACGGCACGGTCGACGTTTCCTTTGCGCTGCTGGCCGCCGACACCCGTGCTTTCCGTCCTGGCGACCAGGTCGAGGTCCTGCTTCGTCCCGAGCACGTGCAGCCCGATCCGCCGGCGAGCGCGGTCAACCGGCTCGCCGGCCGCCGCGCCGAGGTGCGCTACTTCGGGGCGACGTGCCGCTACGACTTCGTTCCGGAGGCCACCCAGAAACCGCTTCTGTGCGAAGGGCGCCGTCTTGCCGAACACGCCATTGCCATCGACCCCGAACATTTGCGCGTGCTGCCCGCGCAAACCAGTCAGTTTCGCTAA
- a CDS encoding porin produces MFKKTTATLLALSSLSITAHAQSSVTLYGIVDAGLGYTSGQRVLQTKGASGKPAVYSNASNYAFASGTWSGDRWGLKGNEDLGDGLSAVFQLENGFNIGTGQLGQGGREFGRQAWMGLSSTKLGKLTLGRQYDPIVDFVGSISAGTFLTGMGAHPGDLDNIDNQSRENNSIKYTSPVFSGLQFGALYGFGGQAGSVKNQSTWSVGGQYTRGPFAIGAAYMQATNAYGANGGAWTSAYDGTFASSINEGFASARSQQIIAAASTYQIGSVTLGVSYSNTQYQAGSFSLFSGKETFNSAGATVSWQATPALRVAAGYDYTQGSSIKGASAPKYNQFNLASYYFLSRRTALYGLVGYQRASGKTLDAFGNTVDATASVGDVGNGISSATNVQTLVRVGIRQTF; encoded by the coding sequence ATGTTTAAAAAAACCACCGCGACCTTGCTCGCATTGAGCAGCCTGTCGATTACCGCGCACGCCCAGAGCAGCGTGACCCTCTACGGGATTGTCGACGCAGGCCTTGGCTATACGAGCGGCCAACGCGTCCTGCAGACCAAGGGTGCGTCGGGCAAGCCGGCCGTCTACAGCAATGCATCGAACTATGCATTTGCGAGCGGCACGTGGTCCGGCGACCGCTGGGGGCTGAAGGGCAACGAAGACCTGGGTGACGGCCTGTCGGCGGTGTTCCAGCTGGAGAACGGTTTTAACATCGGCACGGGGCAGCTCGGCCAGGGCGGCCGCGAGTTCGGCCGTCAGGCCTGGATGGGGTTGTCGAGCACGAAGCTCGGCAAGCTCACGCTGGGCCGCCAGTACGATCCGATCGTCGACTTCGTCGGCAGCATCAGCGCGGGGACCTTCCTGACGGGCATGGGCGCGCACCCCGGCGATCTGGATAACATCGACAATCAGTCGCGCGAGAACAACTCGATCAAGTACACGAGCCCGGTATTTTCGGGGCTTCAGTTCGGCGCGCTGTACGGCTTCGGCGGTCAGGCGGGCAGCGTCAAGAACCAGAGCACGTGGAGCGTGGGCGGCCAATACACCCGTGGTCCGTTCGCCATCGGTGCGGCCTACATGCAAGCGACCAACGCCTACGGGGCCAATGGCGGCGCCTGGACCAGCGCGTATGACGGCACGTTCGCTTCGTCGATCAATGAGGGCTTTGCGTCGGCAAGGAGCCAGCAGATTATTGCGGCGGCAAGCACGTACCAGATCGGCTCGGTGACGCTCGGCGTGTCGTACAGCAACACGCAATACCAGGCCGGCAGCTTCTCGTTGTTCTCCGGCAAGGAGACGTTCAACTCGGCGGGCGCGACAGTGTCCTGGCAGGCGACGCCGGCGCTGCGCGTCGCCGCAGGTTACGACTACACGCAGGGCAGTTCCATCAAAGGCGCGTCGGCTCCGAAGTACAACCAGTTCAACCTTGCGTCGTATTACTTCCTGTCCAGGCGCACGGCACTTTACGGACTGGTCGGTTACCAGAGGGCGAGCGGCAAAACGCTCGATGCGTTCGGCAATACGGTCGACGCGACGGCCTCGGTCGGCGACGTGGGGAACGGAATTTCGTCGGCGACCAATGTGCAAACACTCGTTCGAGTGGGTATCCGCCAGACGTTCTAG
- a CDS encoding TIGR00725 family protein has product MPVGLIGPREATPEQLQAARNLAYALAGTGMTILCGGKGGVMEAAALGATRAGGIVIGLLPEDDANEANPFLTVALPTGLGITRNALIARASLCLVAIGGGLGTLSEMALGLQWNKPVFTLLGAPSVLGAEVFDDVDTLVARVANWLVTARQTQTAKD; this is encoded by the coding sequence ATGCCGGTCGGCCTGATCGGTCCAAGAGAAGCCACACCGGAACAACTGCAGGCGGCGAGAAACCTGGCCTACGCATTGGCCGGCACCGGCATGACGATTCTCTGCGGCGGCAAAGGCGGGGTGATGGAGGCGGCCGCGCTCGGCGCGACACGCGCGGGCGGCATCGTGATCGGCCTGCTGCCCGAGGACGATGCGAACGAGGCCAACCCGTTTCTTACCGTGGCGCTGCCAACCGGACTGGGTATCACGCGAAATGCGTTGATCGCGCGGGCTTCGCTCTGTCTCGTCGCGATAGGAGGCGGGCTGGGCACGCTCTCGGAGATGGCGCTTGGCCTGCAGTGGAACAAGCCGGTCTTCACCCTGTTGGGCGCACCGTCGGTACTGGGGGCCGAGGTGTTCGACGATGTCGATACGCTCGTTGCCCGCGTGGCGAACTGGCTTGTCACCGCGAGGCAGACACAGACAGCGAAGGACTGA
- a CDS encoding trypsin-like peptidase domain-containing protein, translating to MFAPTLARTLLHAALTTAFLSGYLCLHPTANAAAVAPPPVKEKRVPPAGASASIDFPTIVERYGPAVVNISATAAEQSSSAPAPAVIDSDDPLLAFVKHVTPKSQASQDGAARAITGTGSGFIVSPDGIILTTAHVVDQAEEVTVRLTDRREFKAKVLAVDTQSDVAVLQIDATKLPTVKLGDSSRVRIGESVLAIGSPDSFANTVAAGIVSATSRTLQDGSSFPFFQTDIVANTDNSGGPLFNRAGEVVGIDVQIYADADRSPSLTLAIPINMAAKVRSQLQAAPATSPGGLGVDVQDVGPGLAVAFGLPRPAGALVNSVAPGTTAAASGLKPGDVIVRIGDKPIDRAAELGENAAALPPGTKTTLKLIRNRRPMTLTVMVGASAESPKARPAEGGPGDRLGLRMHPLNEEERRASDLAVGLMVDGVDGPAASAGIQPGDIVLSLNDTLVETQADVTALEAKAGKQVAVLIQRNHARSFVSVAVR from the coding sequence GTGTTTGCACCGACTCTTGCGCGCACCTTGCTGCACGCTGCCCTGACAACGGCGTTTCTGTCCGGCTATCTGTGTCTGCATCCGACTGCGAATGCCGCGGCAGTCGCTCCGCCGCCTGTGAAGGAGAAGCGGGTTCCACCGGCCGGCGCTTCGGCATCGATTGACTTTCCGACCATCGTGGAGCGATACGGGCCTGCTGTCGTGAATATCAGCGCGACAGCCGCCGAGCAGTCGTCGTCGGCACCCGCTCCCGCGGTAATCGATTCCGACGATCCCCTTCTTGCCTTCGTTAAGCATGTGACGCCGAAATCACAGGCGTCTCAAGACGGGGCGGCACGCGCCATCACGGGTACGGGCTCGGGTTTTATCGTCAGTCCGGACGGCATCATTCTGACCACCGCTCACGTGGTGGATCAGGCCGAAGAAGTAACGGTCCGACTCACCGATCGACGCGAGTTCAAGGCAAAGGTCCTGGCGGTCGACACCCAGAGCGACGTGGCGGTGCTTCAGATCGATGCCACGAAGCTGCCGACGGTCAAGCTTGGCGATTCGTCGCGGGTGCGCATCGGTGAATCGGTGCTGGCGATCGGCTCGCCCGACAGCTTTGCGAATACCGTTGCCGCCGGCATTGTCAGCGCCACGTCCCGCACGCTCCAGGACGGGAGCAGTTTCCCCTTTTTCCAAACCGATATCGTCGCCAACACGGACAATTCGGGCGGCCCGCTGTTCAACCGTGCCGGCGAGGTAGTCGGCATCGACGTACAGATTTACGCGGACGCGGACAGGTCCCCCAGCCTGACCCTCGCCATCCCGATCAACATGGCGGCCAAGGTGCGATCGCAGCTGCAAGCTGCGCCAGCGACCTCGCCGGGCGGTCTTGGCGTGGACGTACAGGACGTCGGCCCCGGTCTGGCCGTGGCCTTTGGCTTGCCGCGACCGGCAGGTGCGCTGGTCAATTCCGTCGCGCCCGGCACAACGGCCGCCGCGAGCGGCCTGAAGCCAGGCGACGTGATCGTCCGGATCGGCGACAAGCCGATTGATCGCGCCGCCGAACTTGGCGAGAATGCGGCGGCTTTGCCGCCCGGGACGAAAACCACACTCAAGCTAATCCGCAATCGAAGGCCGATGACACTCACAGTGATGGTCGGCGCGTCCGCGGAAAGCCCCAAAGCTCGACCCGCCGAAGGCGGCCCAGGGGATCGCCTGGGTTTGCGCATGCATCCGCTGAATGAGGAGGAGCGGCGCGCGAGCGACCTGGCCGTTGGCCTGATGGTGGACGGTGTCGACGGGCCGGCGGCAAGCGCCGGCATCCAGCCAGGCGATATCGTTTTGTCGCTCAATGACACACTCGTCGAAACGCAGGCGGACGTGACCGCGCTGGAAGCCAAGGCAGGGAAGCAGGTGGCCGTGCTGATCCAGCGCAACCACGCGCGCAGTTTTGTCTCGGTCGCGGTTAGATGA
- a CDS encoding ABC transporter permease, whose protein sequence is MGISSMNEGLARRFGAAPAGLLLAVFFVLPLGALLVSAAEGNGAAFVRLAHDPLVVSALGHSLALALAAGTVSLAVGLPLAMVLAGQPPQRRGWLLALLGVPLAFSGLVIAYGFILAFGRAGFVTSLFARLGADPATVGALIYTTAGLVAAYAYYLIPRVALMLYPAIANLDRRPIEAALTLGASPLRALFDVALRELWPSIAAAWCLVTSIALGTYGTALALAGTQINILPLLMYLKLSDGQTDFPQAAALSLVLMAVCTCVLALGECLARQRRH, encoded by the coding sequence ATGGGAATTTCCTCGATGAACGAAGGACTCGCGCGCCGTTTCGGCGCGGCTCCGGCGGGCCTGCTCCTCGCCGTGTTCTTTGTGTTGCCGCTCGGCGCACTGCTGGTCTCGGCGGCCGAGGGGAACGGCGCGGCCTTCGTGCGCCTGGCTCACGATCCGCTGGTGGTCAGCGCGCTCGGTCACTCGCTCGCGCTGGCGCTTGCCGCCGGCACCGTGTCGCTGGCGGTGGGGCTGCCGCTGGCGATGGTGCTGGCCGGACAACCGCCGCAGCGGCGCGGCTGGTTGCTCGCGCTGCTCGGTGTGCCGTTGGCGTTTTCGGGTCTGGTGATTGCGTACGGGTTCATTCTCGCCTTCGGCCGCGCCGGTTTCGTGACGAGCCTCTTCGCTCGCCTCGGCGCCGACCCGGCCACGGTCGGGGCGCTGATCTATACGACGGCGGGTCTGGTCGCGGCCTACGCGTACTACCTGATTCCACGCGTGGCGCTGATGCTTTATCCGGCGATCGCCAACCTGGACCGCCGTCCGATCGAAGCCGCGCTGACGCTGGGCGCTTCGCCGCTGCGGGCGCTCTTCGATGTGGCGTTGCGGGAACTGTGGCCGTCGATCGCCGCGGCCTGGTGCCTCGTCACGTCGATTGCACTGGGAACCTACGGTACCGCGCTCGCGCTCGCCGGGACGCAGATCAATATCCTGCCGCTACTGATGTACCTGAAACTTTCAGACGGACAGACGGATTTTCCGCAGGCAGCCGCGCTTTCGCTGGTGTTGATGGCGGTCTGCACGTGCGTTCTGGCACTAGGAGAATGCCTTGCACGGCAACGACGACACTGA
- a CDS encoding extracellular solute-binding protein, which translates to MLAGLSLLSRVRRVAGVVCALSILTAASGAHAAPDAPLYPGEDALYAKAADEGLVVSFDTGPEWANWKALFAEFRKRYPKVEITYNDIGSAATVVALDKSRRRPQADTAYYFAASALDAVNKDVVAPFKPLNFDKLPPVFRERDGRWFTVHSLNIALLVNRKLVKDVPHGWADLLKPEYRNSVVYLDPRSTGQGQVAVFAAAYAFGGSVDNPKPGAEFFGKLREAGNVMRVEGTTPYAKFVKGEIPILIGYENDGLKAKYADGMGDAVEVVIPKEATVSAPYAISLVKDGPNPNAARLWLNLVMSDVGQALFAQGYVRPAVPDVQLSADIRAKMPDVPQMHPLDVVKAAAKKAEVDQLWAQAALAK; encoded by the coding sequence ATGCTTGCAGGACTTAGTCTTTTGTCGCGAGTCCGCCGTGTCGCCGGAGTCGTTTGTGCATTGTCGATACTGACTGCCGCATCTGGCGCTCATGCCGCGCCAGACGCACCGCTTTACCCCGGAGAAGACGCGTTGTACGCGAAGGCGGCGGACGAGGGGCTTGTCGTGTCGTTCGACACCGGTCCCGAATGGGCCAACTGGAAGGCGCTGTTCGCCGAGTTCAGAAAGCGCTATCCGAAAGTCGAGATCACGTACAACGACATCGGCTCGGCTGCGACCGTGGTGGCGCTGGACAAGTCGCGGCGGCGTCCGCAGGCCGACACCGCGTACTATTTTGCCGCGTCCGCGCTGGACGCCGTCAACAAGGACGTGGTGGCGCCGTTCAAGCCGCTCAATTTCGACAAGCTGCCGCCGGTGTTTCGCGAGCGCGACGGCCGCTGGTTCACGGTTCATTCGCTGAACATTGCCTTGCTGGTCAACCGCAAGCTCGTCAAGGACGTTCCGCACGGCTGGGCTGATCTGCTCAAGCCTGAGTACCGGAACTCGGTGGTCTATCTGGACCCGCGTTCGACCGGACAGGGGCAGGTCGCGGTCTTCGCCGCGGCCTATGCGTTCGGCGGCAGCGTCGACAATCCGAAACCGGGCGCGGAGTTTTTCGGCAAGTTGCGCGAAGCGGGCAACGTGATGCGCGTCGAAGGCACCACCCCGTACGCGAAGTTCGTCAAGGGTGAGATTCCGATCCTGATCGGCTACGAAAACGACGGCCTCAAAGCGAAGTACGCCGACGGCATGGGCGACGCCGTCGAGGTGGTGATCCCGAAGGAAGCGACGGTTTCCGCGCCGTATGCCATCAGTCTCGTGAAGGACGGCCCGAATCCGAACGCGGCGCGTCTCTGGTTGAACCTGGTCATGAGCGACGTCGGCCAGGCGCTGTTCGCGCAAGGCTACGTGCGTCCCGCGGTGCCGGACGTGCAGCTCTCGGCGGACATTCGCGCGAAGATGCCCGACGTGCCGCAGATGCATCCGCTCGACGTGGTCAAGGCCGCGGCGAAGAAGGCGGAAGTCGACCAGTTGTGGGCGCAGGCCGCGCTCGCGAAATAA